A genome region from Chloroherpetonaceae bacterium includes the following:
- a CDS encoding biopolymer transporter ExbD has product MAKVKKTTRTGIKQDMTPMVDVAFLLLTFFMLTTQFRPPELTPINLPNATAERKLPDRDILTVTIGAKGDVYLGVDAQPTRDRIFNNYIAKRLGEAGMGAAAVEDSARKFRLAEGFFIGDGSDMARLATNLETMIIQARLAEPRLRPVIKADVTTDYQYVKLTMDIFRKTNMPTFNLITSLEALPKPKN; this is encoded by the coding sequence ATGGCAAAGGTCAAAAAGACAACAAGAACTGGTATTAAGCAAGATATGACGCCAATGGTCGATGTCGCTTTCTTGCTTCTTACCTTCTTTATGCTCACCACGCAGTTTCGTCCGCCAGAACTGACACCGATTAACTTGCCCAATGCGACGGCAGAACGCAAGTTGCCTGACCGCGACATTTTGACGGTTACGATTGGCGCTAAAGGCGATGTCTACTTGGGCGTCGATGCACAGCCGACCCGTGACCGCATTTTTAACAACTACATTGCAAAGCGTTTGGGCGAAGCAGGTATGGGCGCCGCAGCCGTTGAGGACTCGGCGCGTAAGTTTCGACTGGCTGAGGGCTTTTTCATCGGCGATGGAAGCGATATGGCACGGCTTGCGACCAACTTAGAGACAATGATTATCCAAGCACGTTTAGCCGAGCCGCGTCTTCGCCCCGTTATTAAAGCCGATGTAACGACCGATTATCAGTATGTAAAGCTCACGATGGATATTTTCAGAAAAACCAATATGCCGACCTTTAACCTCATCACCAGTCTTGAAGCTCTACCAAAACCTAAAAATTAA
- a CDS encoding biopolymer transporter ExbD, translating to MGGGIAAPESQSTRKKGKKKKRKRLGFTLDMTPMVDVAFLLLTFFMLTTTFAKPNTMEVNLPSKDMSEVKVAESNVLTIRVTEGDKAYWNIGFDEPKPFELYDKSGEKPTISNEFRNILKTESEKIRQRVGEDVMAIVLKFDKKAQYRNLVDVLDELNILQYRRFSIADYTEQDAAEIEKVSGTQAGAAPANQP from the coding sequence ATGGGTGGTGGAATTGCGGCACCAGAATCACAGAGTACTCGCAAAAAAGGCAAGAAAAAGAAGCGAAAGCGTCTTGGCTTTACACTGGATATGACGCCAATGGTCGATGTCGCTTTCTTGCTTCTTACCTTCTTTATGCTCACGACGACCTTTGCCAAGCCAAACACGATGGAGGTGAACTTGCCTTCCAAAGATATGAGTGAAGTAAAGGTCGCTGAGTCGAATGTGCTCACCATCCGGGTTACGGAGGGCGACAAAGCCTACTGGAACATCGGCTTCGATGAACCGAAACCGTTTGAGCTATATGACAAAAGCGGCGAAAAGCCTACCATTAGCAATGAGTTTCGCAATATCTTGAAAACCGAGAGTGAGAAAATTCGCCAGCGTGTTGGTGAAGATGTGATGGCTATTGTCTTGAAGTTTGATAAGAAGGCGCAGTATCGCAATCTTGTAGATGTTTTAGATGAACTCAACATTTTGCAGTATCGGCGTTTCAGTATTGCGGACTACACGGAGCAAGATGCCGCAGAAATTGAAAAAGTGTCGGGCACTCAAGCGGGGGCTGCCCCAGCCAATCAACCCTGA
- a CDS encoding energy transducer TonB translates to MSEILEKETKTAASNTEYSNGHHNDSGFIKLDYLDTERFRNINYGNLILRKESHKYLARGVFTSIGFVAGLLFTYIAWGIIHNLLKGDEEENVPVVVQKIDIANLQPPPPMDEKAPPPPPPAAIKPPQAPDIGEIKKVKDEEAPPKRTIADQNKLKEAIEKNAITGEDSTGFSEAVRLVAPAAPSGPAVAVDDNADPPDFVAVEKEPQFINQVKPVYPEIARKAGIEGRVVLRVLIDKDGKPQKAQILKNPGTDIFDEAAIASVMQSSYSPAIQNGKPVKCWLTVPIKFTLSSK, encoded by the coding sequence ATGAGCGAGATTCTGGAAAAAGAGACGAAGACAGCCGCTTCTAATACTGAATACAGCAATGGTCACCACAACGATAGTGGGTTCATCAAGCTTGACTACCTTGATACTGAGCGCTTCCGCAACATCAACTACGGCAACCTCATTTTGCGGAAAGAGTCGCACAAGTATCTTGCGCGCGGTGTCTTCACCTCTATTGGATTTGTCGCAGGTTTGCTTTTCACCTACATTGCTTGGGGGATTATTCACAACTTGCTCAAAGGTGATGAGGAGGAGAACGTCCCCGTAGTTGTGCAGAAAATCGACATCGCCAATCTGCAGCCGCCGCCGCCAATGGACGAGAAAGCGCCACCGCCACCACCACCTGCCGCTATTAAGCCGCCGCAAGCACCTGACATTGGCGAAATCAAAAAAGTCAAAGATGAAGAGGCGCCACCTAAGCGCACCATTGCTGACCAAAACAAGCTCAAAGAAGCTATTGAGAAAAACGCTATCACGGGCGAAGATTCGACTGGCTTTTCCGAGGCTGTTCGCTTAGTTGCTCCTGCCGCGCCTTCTGGGCCAGCGGTTGCCGTCGACGACAACGCCGATCCACCAGACTTTGTTGCTGTCGAAAAGGAGCCACAATTTATCAATCAGGTAAAACCAGTCTATCCTGAAATTGCCCGTAAAGCAGGCATTGAAGGCCGTGTGGTCTTGCGCGTGCTCATTGATAAAGACGGCAAGCCACAAAAGGCACAAATTCTCAAAAATCCGGGCACAGATATCTTTGATGAAGCGGCGATTGCGTCGGTGATGCAATCGAGTTACTCGCCTGCTATTCAGAACGGCAAACCTGTCAAGTGCTGGCTGACTGTGCCCATCAAGTTCACCCTAAGCTCGAAGTAA
- a CDS encoding TonB-dependent receptor, with protein MLKVFTHGWRFAIAVTFLGFSICSFSYPVFAQEYGTISGKVTDAKFGEPLPFVRIQVVDSKLGTVSQTDGRYSFRVPPGEYTLRVSSIGYAPQIAKVKVGAGETVVKDFVLVETFVQAQELVVTGTRRSDRTVTESPAPIDIITAKEIRQMGQVETNQILQFLVPSYNFPRPSITDGTDHVRPATLRGMGPDQVLVLLNGKRRHTSALVNVNGSIGRGAAAVDLNAIPASAIERIEILRDGAAAQYGSDAISGVINIILKKDAPSNVSAQFGQNLEGDGRVLQADFSHSFRLSENGFLNLSGELRDRGFTNRSGRDERQLFSLVNGNPDPRENTINRINHRFGDAATLDGTFFFNLSQPISESFAVYSFGGFGYRRGEATGFFRPSQDDRVARSRDANGNIVALHPDGFLPMIRSNIYDMSAAAGLEGRLGSWDLNVGVVHGRNYFDFNVVNSNNASLGAIVSPQDAPILGLPVGAPTPTSAYCGTISFFQTTVNADAHTQLFWGLAAPLNLSLGAEYRNDQYGIREGEPASYMRGRGPDTLVLRANGTRGGLAAAGIQVFPGFQPVDAKQIGRNSVALYVEAEQNFTESFLLNLAGRFENFSDFGSTINGKAAFRFEFLKGYAIRGSVSTGFRAPSMQQIGFSTVSTNFIGGVPFEIKTFTVDDPVARALGAKPLKPERTLNFAGGLTLDPAPNFSLTADYYHITVTDRIVLSGNFIGDAIRNFLAQRGFSGVGGGRFFTNAIDTRTQGVDVVARYVQDLGQYGVLRFTVGFNYTQNQIININTPTPPELGNLNETLIDRVERFRIERGQPQTNLNLMLNYNYGDFALMLRTVRFGEIAAPAFGQLPEINPTITINNVIYPDITVFDQTFGARWITDIDLSYRFFDRLTVAVGGTNIFNIYPDRTILIPNNANSGRILPFSGASPFGFNGAHFYSRISYAL; from the coding sequence ATGCTGAAAGTCTTTACGCACGGTTGGCGTTTTGCCATCGCAGTCACCTTCTTAGGCTTTTCGATCTGCTCTTTCTCATACCCAGTTTTTGCTCAGGAATATGGCACCATTTCAGGCAAGGTTACAGATGCAAAGTTTGGTGAGCCTTTGCCTTTTGTGCGCATTCAAGTCGTGGACTCCAAGCTCGGCACCGTGTCGCAGACAGATGGGCGATACAGTTTTCGCGTGCCGCCGGGCGAATATACCTTGCGCGTCTCCAGCATCGGCTATGCCCCACAGATCGCAAAAGTCAAAGTCGGTGCTGGCGAAACCGTCGTGAAAGACTTTGTGCTGGTCGAGACCTTCGTGCAAGCGCAAGAACTGGTCGTTACAGGCACACGCCGCAGCGACCGCACGGTGACCGAATCACCTGCTCCGATTGACATCATTACGGCCAAAGAAATTCGTCAGATGGGGCAAGTAGAGACAAACCAAATCCTACAGTTTCTTGTCCCGTCTTACAACTTCCCGCGTCCCTCAATTACTGATGGCACTGACCATGTGCGTCCTGCCACACTGCGCGGAATGGGGCCTGACCAAGTGCTGGTGCTTCTAAACGGCAAGCGCCGTCATACCTCCGCGCTGGTTAATGTTAACGGCTCAATTGGACGTGGTGCGGCAGCTGTAGATCTGAATGCGATTCCTGCCAGTGCCATAGAGCGCATTGAGATTTTGCGTGACGGCGCTGCGGCACAATATGGCTCTGATGCCATCTCAGGCGTTATTAACATTATTTTGAAAAAGGACGCGCCGTCTAATGTCTCTGCACAGTTTGGGCAAAATCTTGAGGGCGATGGACGCGTTTTGCAGGCTGATTTTTCACATAGTTTTCGCCTGAGCGAAAACGGTTTTCTTAACCTTAGTGGCGAGCTGCGCGACCGTGGCTTTACTAACCGCTCAGGGCGCGATGAACGACAGCTTTTTTCACTTGTAAATGGTAACCCTGACCCACGCGAGAATACCATCAACCGCATTAACCATCGCTTTGGCGATGCCGCCACGCTTGATGGCACATTTTTCTTCAATCTTTCACAGCCTATCTCTGAGTCGTTTGCCGTCTACAGCTTCGGCGGTTTCGGTTACCGGCGTGGGGAGGCCACTGGCTTTTTCCGGCCGTCGCAAGACGACCGTGTAGCGCGTTCCCGAGATGCAAATGGCAACATTGTTGCCTTGCATCCCGATGGCTTTTTGCCAATGATTCGCAGCAACATTTACGATATGTCGGCGGCGGCTGGACTGGAAGGTCGCTTGGGAAGCTGGGACTTGAATGTGGGCGTCGTGCACGGACGCAACTACTTTGATTTCAATGTGGTCAATAGCAATAATGCTTCTTTGGGCGCAATTGTCTCGCCGCAAGATGCACCAATTTTAGGCTTACCTGTTGGCGCACCGACTCCGACTTCTGCCTACTGCGGCACAATCTCATTTTTCCAAACTACTGTCAATGCTGATGCCCACACACAGCTTTTCTGGGGTCTTGCTGCTCCGCTCAATCTTTCGCTCGGCGCAGAGTATCGCAACGACCAATATGGCATCCGCGAGGGTGAGCCAGCCTCGTATATGCGCGGTCGGGGTCCTGATACACTGGTTCTGCGTGCTAACGGCACACGAGGAGGCTTAGCCGCTGCTGGCATTCAAGTTTTCCCCGGCTTTCAGCCTGTCGATGCCAAGCAGATTGGACGCAATAGCGTCGCCCTGTATGTCGAGGCAGAACAAAACTTCACAGAGTCTTTTCTTTTGAACCTTGCAGGTCGCTTTGAGAACTTTAGCGACTTTGGCTCTACCATTAACGGTAAAGCAGCTTTCCGATTTGAGTTTCTCAAAGGCTATGCGATTCGCGGCTCAGTGAGCACGGGTTTCCGTGCACCCTCCATGCAGCAAATCGGGTTTTCGACGGTTTCCACGAACTTTATCGGTGGTGTGCCGTTTGAAATCAAGACCTTTACCGTCGATGACCCTGTGGCACGTGCGCTTGGCGCAAAGCCATTGAAGCCTGAACGCACGCTGAATTTCGCAGGCGGCTTAACCTTAGACCCCGCTCCGAATTTTTCTCTTACCGCCGACTACTACCACATTACCGTTACTGACCGAATTGTACTCTCTGGTAACTTTATTGGCGATGCGATTCGCAACTTCCTTGCACAGCGAGGCTTTTCAGGTGTCGGTGGCGGGCGCTTCTTTACGAATGCGATTGATACGCGCACACAAGGCGTAGATGTGGTCGCACGCTATGTGCAGGACTTGGGTCAGTATGGCGTGCTTCGTTTTACAGTTGGTTTCAACTACACACAAAACCAGATTATCAACATCAACACACCGACACCGCCTGAATTAGGCAATCTGAACGAAACTCTCATTGACCGTGTAGAGCGCTTCCGCATTGAGCGCGGTCAGCCACAAACCAACTTGAACCTGATGCTCAACTACAACTATGGTGATTTTGCCTTGATGCTTCGCACAGTGCGCTTCGGTGAAATTGCAGCTCCTGCATTTGGTCAATTACCCGAAATTAATCCTACCATTACCATCAACAATGTCATTTACCCTGACATTACAGTCTTTGACCAGACCTTTGGTGCGCGCTGGATTACAGACATTGATCTCTCCTATCGCTTCTTTGATAGGCTGACCGTCGCTGTAGGAGGCACTAACATTTTCAACATCTATCCCGACCGCACGATTTTGATTCCTAACAACGCCAACAGCGGTCGCATTTTGCCCTTCTCTGGCGCTTCGCCATTTGGATTCAATGGTGCACATTTCTACTCACGCATTTCATATGCGCTGTAA
- a CDS encoding DUF4397 domain-containing protein has product MKHTCLPLSHTFLICITLLMLSLLGCEKPTVSPDPLENTANVRVLHFSPGAPAVNLQINGRRPTVAPGATFPDTIRYLDSRPYYNVPAGPVTVSLTSAPTFAIPNPPSLSLSTTIQAERNQARYTVTLTDTFPRTTLTVYRDTSVAPTFETIPPGRSLVRVVHLSPNAPTVRPVLRVITGGTDSVRTFSDLSFRQASSYLLINAGSGTLQLLNPATQAPITSFSAAVPGPALGSASPTPGFIYTIYIRGLVGVTGTNALGVTVVRDN; this is encoded by the coding sequence ATGAAGCATACTTGCTTACCACTAAGCCACACCTTTCTGATTTGCATCACACTTTTAATGCTTTCTCTCTTGGGCTGTGAGAAGCCGACCGTTAGCCCTGACCCTTTGGAGAACACTGCGAATGTGCGCGTCTTGCACTTTTCTCCGGGCGCGCCAGCAGTTAATTTGCAAATTAATGGTCGTCGCCCGACCGTTGCTCCAGGCGCCACTTTTCCTGACACGATTCGCTACTTGGACAGCCGCCCCTACTACAATGTGCCTGCCGGACCTGTTACGGTCTCTTTGACGAGCGCGCCGACCTTTGCTATTCCGAATCCACCTTCGCTGTCGCTCAGCACCACCATTCAGGCTGAGCGCAATCAGGCGCGTTACACTGTCACTCTGACGGATACTTTTCCGCGCACCACGCTTACGGTCTATCGTGATACCTCGGTTGCCCCTACCTTTGAGACGATTCCACCTGGGCGTTCACTTGTACGGGTTGTGCATCTTTCGCCAAATGCGCCGACTGTCCGCCCCGTTCTTCGTGTGATTACAGGCGGCACAGATAGCGTGCGCACTTTTTCTGACCTCTCATTTCGACAAGCCTCAAGCTACCTGCTCATCAATGCTGGCTCTGGCACTTTGCAGCTTTTAAATCCTGCGACACAAGCCCCGATTACATCGTTCAGTGCAGCTGTGCCAGGTCCCGCATTAGGCTCTGCTTCTCCGACACCTGGCTTTATTTACACGATTTACATTCGTGGGCTGGTGGGCGTTACAGGCACGAATGCTTTGGGCGTAACGGTCGTAAGAGACAACTAA
- a CDS encoding GWxTD domain-containing protein — MARISALTLFALWALASMCAWAQDRYVEIVQRYGRPQFYLETAMFPTASPDSMRLVVHMKISYDNAFFVKRPDGKFSAELNFSTEALSRQVSVARRSAKRLIVVDSFATTKDRSLFVEATFDLTLKAGEYELFSEIYSDEIQKQIRFDRRSIAPKPKKVVQVSDVVMVYRPELKREPLRFKLLGAAGNGIFGRDYVGLVEIISPQPIDELSWELFEKQGQKEKSIEKKTVPKEAIFAVRSLDVNSDEKQEYSLSAARLERSVRYLAILDFQAEKLANTRFVLKLTARAGKEVTETTKEFENAWIDIPFGLYDITLAIRLMEYILKPEELSEMQSGSAEEQRKKFLDYWKKRDPTPETEFNELMAEYFRRVDYAFFNFYTPREFGWRTDRGKTYILYGEPSSITREFPINRPTQEIWTYNEIKKRFIFADRNNTGNYERIAVEDLP, encoded by the coding sequence ATGGCAAGAATTTCAGCTCTGACACTTTTTGCGCTTTGGGCGCTGGCTTCTATGTGTGCTTGGGCACAAGACCGCTATGTTGAAATTGTGCAGCGCTACGGTCGCCCACAGTTTTACTTAGAGACCGCAATGTTTCCCACTGCTTCGCCAGACTCTATGCGACTGGTGGTGCATATGAAAATTTCATATGACAATGCTTTCTTTGTGAAGCGCCCTGATGGCAAGTTCAGTGCAGAACTTAACTTCTCCACTGAGGCACTTTCTCGCCAAGTTTCCGTAGCGCGGCGTAGCGCCAAGCGTCTTATTGTGGTTGACAGCTTTGCTACTACCAAAGACCGCTCACTTTTCGTTGAGGCTACTTTTGACCTCACGCTCAAGGCAGGTGAGTATGAGCTTTTCTCCGAGATTTACAGCGATGAAATTCAGAAGCAGATTCGCTTTGACCGTCGTAGCATTGCGCCGAAGCCTAAGAAAGTCGTGCAAGTGTCTGATGTAGTAATGGTTTATCGCCCTGAGCTTAAAAGAGAGCCGCTGCGCTTTAAGCTCTTGGGTGCAGCTGGCAACGGCATTTTTGGTCGTGATTATGTGGGGCTTGTTGAAATTATCTCGCCCCAGCCTATTGATGAACTAAGTTGGGAGCTTTTTGAAAAGCAAGGTCAGAAAGAAAAGTCCATTGAAAAAAAGACTGTGCCCAAAGAGGCAATTTTTGCGGTTCGCAGCCTTGATGTCAATTCAGATGAGAAACAAGAGTATTCACTTTCGGCTGCGCGCCTTGAGCGCTCGGTGCGCTACCTTGCGATACTGGACTTTCAGGCTGAAAAATTAGCGAACACGCGCTTTGTGCTTAAACTTACAGCACGTGCTGGCAAAGAAGTAACGGAAACCACCAAAGAGTTTGAAAATGCTTGGATTGATATTCCTTTTGGACTCTACGACATCACGCTTGCGATTCGCTTAATGGAATACATTTTGAAGCCAGAAGAGCTAAGCGAAATGCAAAGTGGCTCGGCTGAGGAGCAACGCAAAAAGTTTTTGGACTACTGGAAAAAGCGAGACCCGACACCAGAGACAGAGTTTAATGAACTGATGGCTGAATACTTCCGCCGTGTCGATTACGCCTTTTTCAATTTCTACACGCCCCGTGAATTTGGCTGGCGTACAGATCGCGGCAAAACTTACATTCTCTACGGCGAGCCATCCAGCATCACGCGTGAATTTCCGATTAACCGCCCTACGCAGGAAATTTGGACTTACAACGAAATTAAAAAGCGATTTATTTTTGCAGACCGAAACAATACAGGAAACTACGAGCGCATTGCCGTAGAAGACCTGCCGTAA